TAGCTAACTAAGtctgtcaataaattttgtcgGAGATAGAATTACTTTATTGTCACCATTTCATCTTATATTTGTTTGATTATCCGGCATTAGAAGAAAATTACATTACAAGGGGGGtgttcataaatttattttcttcgacttttttttcgtgtcgTCGATAAGCCGTTCCCTagtcgttttttttccttcaaatgGATTAACATTTAGTGACAAAGCTATTGATGTAGCTAGATGTGTGTTAGGGAGGGTTGGTATTTAGCTCGATGTATATATCGTTTCAGTATGGGCGGGTTGCCAATAGAGCAATTAAAATGGTCCACTTTCCTCTTTACAAAATTGTTGGTTATATCATGGTTCGCTTTCATTgtataattcccttgactgaaagtcagggtcttatgagaGCAAATCCCTTGAAATGTCCATAACGACAAGTTGACGATGACTACAATGATAACTTAGGTGACTCTTCatcaattttcaacatttttgcttcaatcgaagaagaattaaattcttgaTGTTGATTTTGTAGGTAGATAAAATTGGAGTAGTGAGATGGgagtatttttttaataattgttTTCCTTCCTACCTCGTTGCGTAATATAGAAAAAATCGAGGTTTCAAGCGTTTCCAGCACGATCTCGGTGCGTATTCAGTATTCTCGAATCGAATTCGCTGAAAGGCTTCTACGcttaagttaggaacaacatTTTGTCTATCGTGTGCCAGAGATCAGCGAGAATGTTTTTTATACCGAAAGAAGGTAGTTTCTGTTTTTTCGATACGATAACTTCAGTAAGCATTAACGACTGTGAAGTTtgcgaccagagcgaagcaagggccgtaattcacacgagttttttttacaattagaGAAAGGTGCTTTTTATTGGACAAAAGAACCTTAGAAACGTACGAAGTCGCTACTCTTATGTATGTTTGACGAATAGAGTGAATGAAACGCAGAAAACTCCCGCTTTGCGGTCCGTTCACgatgaaatataatttttttaaattcaaaaatctatttaaaaacattttactcatgggacctgacccgcccaagaGGTGCGACCTTGTGAATGCATGTCTCTAAAATTGTGCTAGATTGTATACTCAACCCAactataaaaacgaaaaattattttcaaaaatgtatacgTCTCTAACACGAACACCGACTAACTCAATCAAACCACAACTTTGTTTAATCGACGTAAAAGAGGAAAATAAGCTGTACACTTTTTTTGAGCAATTTTAATTGCTTTACACATATTCTGTAAATTCGAATTTCGTAACATGTCTGCCTTCTATATCGCACCAGAGGGAAAATCAAGGCacacaccaaaaaaagaagtttttttttgtgtgaatagaATAAGGGTGCATGAAttatatcattttatttcttttgccAACCCTTAATGAGTGTGGGTATGCGTTGTTGCGGGGggtatatgtgtgtgtatgcTTTTTGGATGTTGTTACGCTACGAGTTGTATGTATAACTTTGTAGGAAAAGTTGAAGTCTTGATAGTATCTCTGGTTTTATATCTATTCGGTTTTCGTCTGTAATATTTTAGTCTGCGTTTCGAGTACACACAACCGCTTTTTTGCAATTTAGCTATTAGCGGAAACATTCCATATCGCATTTTGtaatcaaagtattttattataCACAGACGTTTGTGTGGAAATTGATGGTTTTTCATCATGGTAATTTGTTCGGGAGTGTATATTGTTGTGTGGATGAAAGacactttttttatttgtagcGAACAATATATTTCGGTAATGTGGTTTGTTTGAGGAAGGAAGGAAGCTCAAATGATACATATTTATTCTGGTCTTACATCACcaaagatgatgatgatgatgatgaagacgatcaaaacaattttggggGAGAAAGTTGCATGATGGAACATATCACATACAAACTAAATGGGCCTTTTgtggttttttcttctcttcatcTTGTTATTTCCCTAAccataaaaatcttttagagCGGAACCCTCATTTCTGTAATTGAGTGTCattcaaacatttatattGCCGTAGTTGCACAAAATGGTCTATAAATTCAGCTGGCATATAATCAACTCACCTTAAAACGTTTGATGTAACCGACAATGTTTGAGCTCGGTGTAACCGAACAGCTTCTTCTCTCAAATGCGTTTGTTCcatatcgaaaatttcaagCTTTTCTGCGACGAATCCAGACTTTTATTATCCTTTGTTTGGCTGGTCCCATAAAATGAGCCGATTCGTGATTCGTTTGGGAATTTGGCAGTTCGACAGCTTCCATAAATCGTACCGCTACCACTGGAACAATTTGGAGCCGACGATCGACGCAGTGACCGTGTTATAGCCGTTTTATAATTTCGCAGACTACCAATGTAGCTGGCCCCGCTGCTGCTACCGCTGAAACCACTGTCCTCGCCAACAACCAATTCACTGACCGGAGAGCGCGTATCGTCTTTGAGGTCTAGTGATAGCATTTCGGTGCTCAATGTCGTGACACACGGCTGTGAGGCTCGACTTACAATCGGCGGTAGTGCTGGATCTTTGGGCGGTGACGATGACATTAATAATTCTTCGACCGACAAATTCAATTCTTCCAAAACGCGGTAGTGGTTGTTGAGAATGtgttgaaattcttttttgctGCAACCCCGTTCGTTAAGCGATTGTGCAGACGAAGCTAAGCGTCGATGTTTTTCGTCGGAAACATCTTCGTAAATGTTCTCATGCGTTGCGTACGATCGACTTGTCGACTGTGATTTATTGGGTTTCTCTTTGGTTTTTATCAATAAAGCACGCATTGAATTTGGAGGCGGCAAGACGTTTGACGGACCAGCTACTTCCTCTGGGGTTGGTATGTTTGAATGGCACATAATAGCTCCCGGCTCATAGTATGCATACGAATCTGTAATGTTACGTACAAGACAATTTTGAGAACGCATTGCATATGTCCCGTTTTGACTAAAGCTCGGAACAgatcaggtcaacctgaaattGCCTAAACAATAAACCTGAAACTGGTTTGACCTGAAATTGTTGAATGACTTGACCTGAATTGATCTGATACCTGAATTCGGTAATTAAGTCAAACCTGAACTGAAACCTGAGGATTCCATGAAATTAACATGTTCCGAGCTTAAATtttgacaaagaaaaaatctttAGAAATTTGTGCTAAACTTACAATCTTGATGACTAGTGTATGACGAAGTCTCGGATGTTGATGACGGCGAAGTGATGGGCTGAAAACGTTCCATCGTCACAGCAATATTATTTCGTGACCATCTCACCTGTGGATCGTATGTTTTATGGCGACAATGGCCATTCTTAAAGTATCTTGCCGACACAGTGGGCTCATCGTCAAGACAAAATTCGATACTGTCGGGATCTTCGGAGAATTGCTGAATTTTTCGGCTGACCGTTTTATGTGGCTGCGGCATATCGCGTGGTGGACTTAAATTTGGAAATGATGGTGACGATGAACCATAATAGTAACGGCAACTGTTCGCGCACATAGTATCGTCGGCAAATTGCTAATGTGGTTTGATTTTTTGCAGTTGTTTCGCTCTAGCAGTTTGTTGATGTGGTGTGTCCATAATCAATTTTGGATACCTGGAAAAAAGAGATGATATTTTCAGTAAACAGAAACTGGAGTAGACGTTAGAGAGCTAGGAGATACTACTagaaacaaaatagaaaatttttacaatttcgctcgagttggaatttcctatttcaaCCTGAGGTGAATACAACGTTCTTCATATATGCATGGATAAGTGAATTATACGATTTATGTGGGAACGTATTTCACGGCAAAGACTTCCGAAGTTTCGGCGGAAGGAACTATGTTATTACGATGTTCTCGCCTGCATTGTGAAAAAATAAGATTGATCACACCGCACgcataaaattgttatttgtttaccaaggggagaaaaaaggaaatacCTAAAAAGAGCAAAAGTTTGCAGCCAAAGCAAAGGGAAAGACAAGATTCTCTCTAATCTAATCTTAAATCTTAAGCGTGAATCCACGAAACAAAcccatcattttttttcatcattgaactgtcatcagatagagcgtcaacaaaacgccttcttCTCACtgcatttgagtggagaaaataaagttattCACGTCGTgtggattaaaaaaaaaaactcgtggAATAAGTGAACTTTTGAATTCAGCTTCAGTCACGACTAAAAAAAAGGTGGAAAATTGATGTACCCTATTAGTAATAAATATAGAAACCATTAGCAATAAACGATGGGAAATGTTTGTAACCCTCAAACGTGTGTTCTAAAAAACCTGATAGGTGTGTGGGTGTTCTCATTATCATTCGTATTAAATATCTACACTTCAAAGGATGGTatccgaaaattttaaatttcaatataaGTCATGCGACACATCACCAATAAACATCTActtaacataaaaaatatattaatttaCATTATCAATGAATGTCTATTTGAGAGCTAAGCATTTATCAAATtacattcaattaaaatgtgaATGGAATTCCATTCATCAATGGAAAGAAAGAATCGATCTGGTGAATAGAGAACGGCAATAGAAATTTAACATTCCACAATAAATTCGGCTTTAGTTGTAGCCAGTGTGCCCAAAAATTATTCAGTATTTacccaaaaattaatttactgacttttcttttcataaatgtaaataaaagcCTTCAACGACCACCCTGTCGATTCTTTATTGCAGTCATTTATAATGTTTTATTGCCACCTTTTGTTACGTAATATTTCATATTCTTaactttaaatttcttttcttttttttcgtaagaattttttttcctcatttttttttccttctcatttttattatttttaagtttCACCATCAATTAAAGCAACAGAGGCAATCCAACTTTCTGCTATAATTTATTATAGTTTTCATTGCCGTTTCTCTTAATGAGAATTTAAGTGATACCATGAAACTGTCATCTAGtgttaaaaaacattttttatttgttttcttccaAATACTGTGGAATGAATGAtgagttttgaaaattaaaaatgaaatatacaaaacacGTTTTGTAGTTGggaaaaacttaatttaatgATGATACCGGAGATGGAGTTATGggtttgtttttttcattctgcttaatttcacaaaatgactcatcattgaaataattttttaaccaCGAGATAATTGAGATGTGGGCATTTATGAAAGTCTCAATAAAAAGTGGATGGTGCCCTTCAAAGTTTAGACGAAAAATCAATGCAGAGCCTacgattttctgtttgatttgTAAGCTTTGTGCTTTATTAAGCAACTCCGTTGGGACACTGTTATTTGGATTAGTGTAGTAGCTCCGCTTTTATCACaaatccctcatgtaatgaacgaCTTCAGCCGccgcatccaatgtaatctgcTATTACTAGAGTTCTGAGATCGTACTTTATCAGTGAGAGCAGTGATTTTATTAAGCATTGTTGGCTTTAATGATTTTACGTATTACGAATTAAGCAAGTTCGCACTGGCCATACTGTGAACTTGGGCGCTTCATGAAACTTCTGACCTGATTCCATTTACAAACAAATGGTTTTAAAGTtataccaacgcacttcaagcaaaaatgcgatgcgagtgacagctgtcaaatagagtactattttgtatgaaaaatgtttcgagatttttttaccgtgtgaaaatttgtttttggacAGTGTATtcccgtttcagtactctatttaaaGCTTAAcataattatacctagagaggaaatttcaaacgaaattacgtagaatatgtggtcccaacatgaaatgCGAAATGTTTATTAGTATGTGTTTGCAGGGCAAATTGCCCTATCACAAGAGTCAACGTATATGTCAACATCATCGGGATCCTACTCCGCGTGGGAACATAGAGCGTCCACAAAATGTCGCCATCGTATTCGGTTTGGTGCGAGTGCTTTGACTTCCATCCATCCACTCCTTCTCAGCTTCTCTCGCTTCATTGACGACTGTTCGTGTCCACGTGGTTTTTGGTTTTCCTCTCTTACGGGTTCCCTGTGGATTCCAGTCTAGCGCAGCT
Above is a genomic segment from Bradysia coprophila strain Holo2 unplaced genomic scaffold, BU_Bcop_v1 contig_24, whole genome shotgun sequence containing:
- the LOC119077833 gene encoding uncharacterized protein LOC119077833, which gives rise to MCANSCRYYYGSSSPSFPNLSPPRDMPQPHKTVSRKIQQFSEDPDSIEFCLDDEPTVSARYFKNGHCRHKTYDPQVRWSRNNIAVTMERFQPITSPSSTSETSSYTSHQDYSYAYYEPGAIMCHSNIPTPEEVAGPSNVLPPPNSMRALLIKTKEKPNKSQSTSRSYATHENIYEDVSDEKHRRLASSAQSLNERGCSKKEFQHILNNHYRVLEELNLSVEELLMSSSPPKDPALPPIVSRASQPCVTTLSTEMLSLDLKDDTRSPVSELVVGEDSGFSGSSSGASYIGSLRNYKTAITRSLRRSSAPNCSSGSGTIYGSCRTAKFPNESRIGSFYGTSQTKDNKSLDSSQKSLKFSIWNKRI